A window from Musa acuminata AAA Group cultivar baxijiao chromosome BXJ3-10, Cavendish_Baxijiao_AAA, whole genome shotgun sequence encodes these proteins:
- the LOC135651116 gene encoding bZIP transcription factor 44-like, with the protein MASPSATSSGSSRIGQSQSEEDLQALMNQRKQKRMLSNRESARRSRMRKQKHLDDLTAQVSQLRKENGQILTSLSVTTQHYVGVEAENSVLRAQTMELTATLQSLSQILHYMRGIGSAIGDLVQPSDTFVRPWNLMGANQPMMMASAETSQLYC; encoded by the coding sequence ATGGCCTCTCCTAGTGCTACTTCTTCCGGTTCGAGCCGGATTGGGCAGTCCCAGTCCGAGGAGGACCTGCAGGCTTTGATGAACCAGAGGAAGCAGAAGCGAATGCTGTCGAACCGGGAGTCAGCGCGCCGCTCCAGAATGAGGAAACAGAAGCATTTGGATGATCTAACGGCGCAGGTGAGCCAGCTGAGGAAGGAGAACGGCCAGATCCTGACCTCCCTCAGCGTCACCACGCAGCACTACGTCGGCGTGGAAGCCGAGAACTCCGTGCTCAGGGCCCAAACGATGGAACTCACCGCAACGCTGCAGTCACTGAGTCAGATCCTTCACTACATGCGTGGTATCGGCAGCGCTATCGGTGACTTGGTTCAGCCGTCGGATACCTTCGTGAGGCCATGGAACTTGATGGGTGCGAACCAGCCCATGATGATGGCCTCCGCAGAGACGTCTCAGCTGTACTGTTAG
- the LOC103968799 gene encoding protein CASPARIAN STRIP INTEGRITY FACTOR 1 gives MRSEKEEKEKKERKNLRRSSGKISIMVLVAPKKLTVLLIIVLASLPSIALAGRQTRIFGKYAAPAGSMMKDLSKHGLHQEQISIVHYRILKVNTKDYGSYDPSPSLSKPPFKLIPN, from the exons ATGCGCTCggagaaggaggagaaggagaagaaggaaaggaagaatttGCGACGGAGTTCAGGGAAGATTTCCATCATGGTCTTGGTGGCTCCCAAGAAGCTCACTGTCCTCCTAATTATCGTCTTGGCTTCACTTCCATCCATTGCATTGGCAG GGCGGCAAACAAGGATTTTTGGTAAATATGCAGCACCAGCGGGGTCCATGATGAAG GATTTATCTAAGCATGGGTTGCACCAGGAACAAATCTCCATTGTTCATTACAGGATTCTCAAAGTCAATACAAAAGACTACGGAAGCTACGATCCTTCTCCATCTCTTTCCAAGCCTCCTTTCAAGCTCATACCCAACTGA